A window of Candidatus Hydrogenedentota bacterium contains these coding sequences:
- a CDS encoding PDZ domain-containing protein — translation MMKHQPRIAHDNNGNPLGLTANNVDSIPYASEYGFREGDIISSVNGIPIQSESQIFSLIPQFQNVKNFQVEVLRNGQRIRIPITIK, via the coding sequence ATGATGAAGCATCAGCCGCGCATTGCTCACGATAACAACGGAAATCCTCTCGGGCTCACCGCGAATAATGTGGACAGTATCCCTTACGCATCTGAATATGGCTTTCGGGAAGGTGATATTATTTCCAGTGTGAACGGTATCCCTATCCAAAGTGAATCCCAGATTTTCAGTTTGATTCCTCAATTTCAAAATGTTAAAAACTTTCAGGTTGAAGTGTTGCGAAATGGGCAACGCATACGCATTCCCATTACAATCAAGTGA
- a CDS encoding threonine--tRNA ligase, with product MSQSAAVLSDTKMSQIYRLRHSLSHILAAAVRQIRPEAKLAFGPPVENGFYYDFDFGDKPIGEADLNDIEQRMAAIIKARIPFERHEKSFDDALRFLEESGEVYKVEYARELIETGAAQGNAISFYSSGDFIDMCEGPHLEHTGQVPKKSFKLDRISGSYWRGDEKRPMLTRIYGLAFESGKELSDYLAMRKIAMERDHRKLGEELDLFIQDSEVGVGLPLWTPKGTVIRDELEKWARETEFLAGYQRVSTPSVTRKELYIRSGHVPYYEDSMYPAMPVDENDHYYLRPMCCPHHHKIYASRLRSYRELPLRLCEYGDVFRYEKHGSLSGLLRVRAMCMNDAHIYCTPDQVESEFNAVISMYQMYYGHLRMGNFRVRLSLHDKNSDKFVDRYEDWERSEAIVRRVLDNLGITYEEEAGEAAFYGPKVDIQVKNLMGREETVSTCQLDFVMPERFDLNYVDADGKQKRPYILHRAPLSTHERMISFLIEFYGGAFPTWMAPVQVRLIPVNDELMDYAHSIESKLRASFFRTEVDYSAESFNKKIRNAVTQKIPNLWILGKKEMEEGVVTWRRHAVKEQQCLPLDKALSLLENVRDKRVMDNFPDVELG from the coding sequence ATGAGTCAATCAGCAGCAGTTCTATCGGACACTAAGATGTCGCAGATCTATCGCTTGCGCCATTCTCTTTCCCATATTTTAGCCGCTGCCGTACGTCAAATACGGCCTGAAGCAAAATTAGCATTTGGCCCGCCCGTCGAAAATGGGTTTTATTACGACTTCGATTTCGGCGACAAACCCATAGGTGAAGCCGATCTCAACGACATAGAGCAGCGTATGGCTGCCATCATCAAAGCACGCATTCCTTTCGAGCGTCACGAAAAATCTTTTGATGATGCGTTGCGCTTTTTGGAAGAAAGCGGAGAAGTCTATAAAGTCGAATATGCCCGTGAATTGATCGAAACCGGCGCAGCGCAAGGGAATGCTATTTCCTTTTATTCGAGCGGTGATTTTATTGATATGTGCGAAGGACCGCATCTTGAACATACGGGACAAGTGCCCAAAAAATCTTTTAAGCTCGATCGTATCTCCGGAAGTTACTGGCGCGGTGATGAAAAGCGTCCCATGCTGACACGCATCTACGGTTTAGCCTTCGAGTCCGGCAAAGAATTGAGCGACTACCTCGCGATGCGTAAAATTGCCATGGAACGGGATCACCGAAAACTTGGCGAAGAGCTGGATCTTTTTATTCAAGACAGCGAAGTAGGCGTAGGCTTGCCGTTATGGACGCCCAAAGGAACCGTCATCCGTGACGAACTGGAAAAATGGGCTCGCGAAACGGAGTTTTTAGCCGGCTACCAGCGTGTATCCACGCCTTCGGTCACGCGCAAAGAACTTTACATACGATCGGGTCATGTTCCCTATTACGAAGATAGCATGTATCCCGCCATGCCTGTGGACGAAAATGATCATTACTATTTGCGGCCCATGTGCTGCCCGCATCATCACAAAATCTATGCTTCAAGATTACGCAGCTATCGGGAATTACCGCTAAGACTTTGTGAATATGGTGATGTCTTCCGTTATGAAAAACATGGGTCCTTATCCGGGCTCCTGCGTGTGCGCGCCATGTGTATGAATGACGCACACATCTATTGTACGCCCGATCAGGTGGAGTCAGAGTTTAACGCTGTCATTTCGATGTACCAAATGTATTATGGTCATTTGCGTATGGGCAATTTCCGGGTACGTTTGAGCCTCCACGATAAAAACAGTGACAAATTTGTGGATCGCTATGAGGACTGGGAGCGCAGCGAAGCGATTGTGCGGCGTGTTCTCGACAATCTCGGTATTACCTATGAAGAGGAAGCCGGAGAAGCCGCTTTCTATGGCCCTAAAGTGGACATACAGGTTAAAAATCTGATGGGCCGAGAAGAGACGGTCTCAACCTGTCAGCTCGATTTTGTTATGCCCGAACGTTTCGACCTGAATTATGTTGATGCTGACGGCAAGCAGAAACGGCCTTATATATTGCATCGTGCGCCTCTCAGCACGCACGAGCGGATGATTTCATTTCTCATTGAATTCTACGGCGGCGCCTTCCCCACGTGGATGGCTCCGGTGCAGGTGCGCTTGATTCCGGTGAACGATGAGCTGATGGATTATGCCCATAGCATTGAATCTAAATTACGGGCGTCCTTTTTCCGCACGGAAGTGGACTATAGCGCCGAAAGTTTCAATAAAAAGATTCGCAATGCGGTCACGCAAAAGATTCCGAATCTGTGGATACTTGGGAAAAAAGAAATGGAAGAAGGCGTCGTAACGTGGCGGCGTCATGCGGTCAAAGAACAGCAATGCCTTCCTCT